The Streptococcus toyakuensis genome has a window encoding:
- a CDS encoding cell division protein SepF, translating into MSLKDRFDKFIDYFTEDGEDVGTAYQPKAEEPIVTPVPSVQELPQQAGSTPSKDKNITRLHARQQELAMQSQRSTDKVTIDVRYPRKYEDATDIVDLLAGNESILIDFQYMTEVQARRCLDYLDGARHVLAGNMKKVASTMYLLTPVDVVVNIEDIKIPDESQNGEFGFDMKRTRVR; encoded by the coding sequence ATGTCTTTAAAAGATAGATTTGATAAATTTATAGATTATTTTACAGAAGATGGAGAAGATGTTGGTACTGCATATCAGCCTAAAGCTGAAGAGCCGATTGTGACTCCAGTCCCTTCTGTTCAAGAGTTGCCTCAACAAGCTGGTAGCACGCCATCTAAAGATAAAAACATCACTCGTCTTCATGCCCGTCAACAAGAGTTGGCTATGCAAAGTCAACGTTCTACTGATAAGGTGACAATTGATGTTCGTTATCCACGTAAATACGAAGATGCCACAGATATTGTTGATTTATTAGCTGGCAACGAAAGTATTTTGATTGATTTTCAATATATGACAGAAGTTCAAGCACGTCGTTGTTTGGATTATCTGGATGGGGCGCGTCACGTTTTAGCTGGTAACATGAAAAAGGTAGCATCTACTATGTACCTGCTGACACCAGTTGATGTTGTCGTCAATATTGAAGACATCAAAATTCCAGATGAATCACAAAATGGTGAATTTGGCTTTGATATGAAACGTACGAGAGTGAGATAA
- a CDS encoding YggT family protein, translated as MIFLIRFVQNAVDIYSLILIVFALMSWFPNAYESRLGRLIISLVKPIIAPLQRLPLQIAGLDLSVWIAVLLVHFLGEQLIRLLVIFL; from the coding sequence ATGATCTTTCTCATTCGTTTTGTTCAAAATGCAGTGGATATCTATTCACTGATTTTAATCGTGTTTGCTCTGATGTCTTGGTTTCCTAATGCTTATGAATCACGTCTTGGACGCTTGATTATTAGTTTAGTGAAACCGATAATAGCTCCCTTGCAACGTTTACCCCTCCAGATTGCAGGTCTTGACTTGTCTGTCTGGATTGCGGTATTACTAGTTCACTTCCTAGGGGAACAGTTGATTCGACTTTTAGTGATTTTTCTATGA
- a CDS encoding RNA-binding protein, with protein MNKMIYQHFSKNDSSFIDKGVEWIKKVEDSYSPFLTPFVNPHQEKILKVLASTNGISYMSSRQFLETEYVRVLLYPDYFEPEFSDFELSLQEIVYPNKFERLTHAKILGTVLNKLGIDRKLFGDILVNEERAQIIINRQFMLLFQDGITKIARLPVRLEERDFTERITTVEDYQELDICIASSRLDVFLAGVFKLSRNQASQLIEKQAVQVNYHLVEKSDYAVQVGDLISVRKFGRLKLVRDNGQTKKDKKKLTVQLLLSK; from the coding sequence ATGAACAAGATGATTTATCAACACTTTTCTAAGAATGATTCATCTTTTATTGATAAGGGAGTAGAATGGATAAAAAAGGTAGAAGATTCTTATTCTCCTTTTTTAACACCCTTTGTAAATCCCCATCAAGAAAAGATTTTAAAGGTTCTAGCATCAACCAACGGCATCTCCTACATGAGCAGTCGGCAGTTTCTTGAAACTGAATATGTACGGGTACTCCTGTATCCTGATTATTTTGAGCCGGAATTCTCTGATTTTGAGCTATCCTTGCAAGAAATTGTCTATCCTAATAAGTTTGAACGCTTAACGCATGCAAAAATATTAGGGACTGTTTTAAATAAGCTGGGAATTGATAGGAAGCTATTTGGTGATATCTTAGTCAACGAAGAGAGGGCACAGATTATCATTAATCGACAGTTTATGCTCCTTTTTCAAGACGGCATTACGAAAATTGCTCGTTTACCGGTTCGTCTAGAAGAACGGGATTTTACTGAGAGAATTACTACAGTAGAAGATTATCAAGAATTAGATATTTGTATTGCTAGTTCTAGATTAGATGTTTTTCTAGCAGGTGTCTTTAAGCTGTCTAGAAATCAGGCAAGTCAGTTAATTGAAAAACAGGCAGTCCAAGTTAATTACCATTTAGTTGAAAAATCAGATTATGCAGTCCAAGTTGGTGATCTGATTAGTGTAAGGAAATTTGGTCGATTGAAACTCGTTAGAGATAATGGGCAAACAAAAAAAGATAAAAAGAAATTAACGGTCCAATTGTTATTAAGTAAGTGA
- a CDS encoding DivIVA domain-containing protein, with protein sequence MPITSLEIKDKTFSTRFRGFDQEEVDEFLDIVVRDYEDLVRSNHDKDLQIKSLEERLSYFDEMKDSLSQSVLIAQDTAERVKQAATERSNNIIQQAEQDAQRLLEEAKYKANEILRQATDNAKKVAVETEELKNKSRVFHQRLKSTIESQLAIVESSDWEDILRPTATYLQTSDEAFKEVVSEVLGDSVLQQHPEEEPIDITRQFSPEEMAELQARIEAANKELAEAEARAEQEQVVSPAPVVEESPAHPVGPMYEEPEVAPSHYSGPTPATEAVSSEPGFAAPQESVTIL encoded by the coding sequence ATGCCAATTACATCGTTAGAAATCAAAGATAAAACTTTTAGCACACGCTTCAGAGGGTTTGATCAAGAAGAAGTAGATGAGTTTTTAGATATTGTAGTCCGTGATTATGAAGATTTGGTTCGCTCTAATCATGATAAGGATTTACAAATTAAGAGTTTGGAAGAGCGTTTGTCTTACTTTGATGAGATGAAAGATTCATTGAGTCAATCTGTATTGATTGCACAAGATACAGCAGAGCGAGTAAAACAAGCTGCAACGGAACGTTCAAACAATATTATCCAACAAGCAGAGCAAGATGCCCAACGTTTGTTGGAAGAAGCTAAGTACAAGGCAAATGAAATTCTTCGTCAAGCAACTGACAATGCTAAGAAAGTTGCTGTTGAAACAGAAGAATTGAAGAACAAGAGTCGTGTCTTCCATCAACGTCTTAAATCTACAATTGAGAGCCAGTTAGCAATTGTTGAATCTTCAGATTGGGAAGATATTCTTCGCCCAACAGCGACTTATCTTCAGACAAGTGATGAGGCCTTCAAAGAAGTGGTCAGCGAAGTCTTAGGTGACTCTGTCTTACAACAACATCCAGAGGAAGAACCAATTGATATTACTCGCCAGTTTTCTCCCGAGGAAATGGCTGAGTTGCAAGCGCGTATCGAAGCGGCTAATAAGGAACTTGCAGAAGCCGAAGCAAGAGCTGAGCAGGAACAAGTGGTTTCACCAGCTCCGGTTGTTGAAGAAAGTCCAGCTCATCCAGTTGGTCCAATGTATGAAGAGCCAGAAGTAGCTCCAAGCCATTATTCAGGACCAACACCAGCTACTGAAGCTGTAAGCTCAGAACCAGGTTTTGCGGCACCGCAAGAATCTGTTACAATTTTATAA
- the ileS gene encoding isoleucine--tRNA ligase codes for MKLKDTLNLGKTAFPMRAGLPTKEPVWQKEWEDAKLYQRRQELNQGKPHFTLHDGPPYANGNIHVGHAMNKISKDIIVRSKSMSGFYAPYIPGWDTHGLPIEQVLAKQGIKRKEMDLVEYLKLCREYALSQVDKQREDFKRLGVSGDWENPYVTLTPDYEAAQIRVFGEMANKGYIYRGAKPVYWSWSSESALAEAEIEYHDLVSTSLYYANKVKNGKGVLDTDTYIVVWTTTPFTITASRGLTVGADIDYVLVQPAGETRKFVVAAELLTSLSEKFGWADVQVLATYRGQELNHIVTEHPWDTAVDELVILGDHVTTDSGTGIVHTAPGFGEDDYNVGIANGLEVAVTVDERGIMMKNAGPEFEGQFYEKVVPTVIEKLGNLLLAQEEISHSYPFDWRTKKPIIWRAVPQWFASVSKFRQEILDEIEKVKFHSEWGKVRLYNMIRDRGDWVISRQRAWGVPLPIFYAEDGTAIMTAETIEHVAQLFEEHGSSIWWERDAKDLLPEGFTHPGSPNGEFKKETDIMDVWFDSGSSWNGVVVNRPELTYPADLYLEGSDQYRGWFNSSLITSVANHGVAPYKQILSQGFALDGKDEKMSKSLGNTIAPSDVEKQFGAEILRLWVTSVDSTNDVRISMDILSQVSETYRKIRNTLRFLIANTSDFNPSQDAVAYDELRSVDKYMTIRFNQLVKTIRDAYANFEFLTIYKALVNFINVDLSAFYLDFAKDVVYIEGAKSLERRQMQTVFYDILVKITKLLTPILPHTAEEIWSYLEFEEEDFVQLSELPEAETFANQEEILDTWAAFMDFRGQAQKALEEARNAKVIGKSLEAHLTVYPNEVVKTLLEAVNSNVAQLLIVSDLTIAEGPAPEAAVSFEDVAFTVERAAGEVCDRCRRIDPTTAERSYHAVICDHCASIVEENFADAVAEGFEEK; via the coding sequence ATGAAACTCAAAGATACCCTTAACCTTGGGAAAACAGCTTTCCCAATGCGTGCAGGCCTTCCTACCAAAGAGCCAGTTTGGCAAAAGGAATGGGAAGATGCAAAACTTTACCAACGTCGTCAAGAATTGAACCAAGGAAAACCTCATTTCACCTTGCATGATGGCCCTCCATACGCGAACGGAAATATTCACGTTGGACACGCTATGAACAAGATTTCAAAAGATATCATTGTTCGTTCTAAGTCTATGTCAGGATTTTATGCTCCTTATATTCCAGGTTGGGATACACATGGTCTGCCAATCGAGCAAGTTTTGGCAAAACAAGGTATCAAACGCAAAGAAATGGACTTGGTTGAGTACTTGAAACTTTGCCGTGAATACGCTCTTTCTCAAGTAGATAAACAACGCGAAGACTTCAAACGTTTGGGTGTTTCTGGTGACTGGGAAAATCCATATGTGACTTTGACTCCTGACTATGAAGCAGCTCAAATCCGTGTATTTGGTGAGATGGCTAATAAAGGTTACATCTACCGTGGTGCTAAACCAGTTTACTGGTCTTGGTCATCTGAGTCGGCTCTTGCTGAAGCGGAGATTGAATACCATGATTTGGTTTCAACTTCCCTTTACTATGCCAACAAGGTAAAAAATGGTAAAGGTGTTCTAGATACAGATACTTATATCGTAGTCTGGACAACAACTCCATTTACCATCACAGCTTCTCGTGGTTTGACTGTTGGTGCAGATATTGATTACGTTTTGGTTCAACCTGCTGGTGAAACTCGTAAGTTTGTGGTTGCTGCAGAATTATTGACTAGCTTGTCTGAGAAATTTGGCTGGGCTGATGTTCAAGTTTTGGCAACTTACCGTGGTCAAGAATTGAATCATATCGTAACAGAACACCCATGGGATACAGCTGTAGATGAATTGGTTATCCTTGGTGACCACGTTACAACAGATTCTGGTACAGGTATTGTCCATACCGCCCCTGGTTTTGGTGAGGACGACTACAATGTTGGTATTGCTAATGGTCTTGAAGTCGCAGTGACTGTTGACGAACGTGGTATCATGATGAAGAATGCTGGTCCTGAGTTTGAAGGTCAATTCTATGAAAAGGTAGTTCCAACTGTTATCGAGAAACTTGGTAACCTCCTTCTTGCCCAAGAAGAAATCTCTCACTCATACCCATTTGACTGGCGTACTAAGAAACCAATCATCTGGCGTGCAGTACCACAATGGTTTGCTTCAGTTTCTAAATTCCGCCAAGAAATTTTGGATGAAATTGAAAAAGTGAAATTCCACTCAGAATGGGGTAAAGTTCGTCTTTACAACATGATTCGTGACCGTGGTGACTGGGTTATCTCTCGTCAACGTGCTTGGGGTGTTCCACTTCCTATCTTCTACGCTGAAGACGGTACAGCGATTATGACTGCTGAAACTATTGAACACGTGGCTCAACTCTTTGAGGAACATGGTTCAAGCATTTGGTGGGAACGTGATGCTAAGGACCTCTTGCCAGAAGGATTTACTCATCCAGGTTCACCAAATGGCGAGTTCAAAAAAGAAACTGATATCATGGACGTTTGGTTTGACTCAGGTTCATCATGGAATGGAGTTGTGGTAAACCGTCCTGAGTTAACTTACCCAGCAGACCTTTACCTAGAAGGTTCTGATCAATACCGTGGTTGGTTCAACTCATCACTCATCACATCTGTTGCCAACCATGGCGTAGCACCTTACAAACAAATTCTGTCACAAGGTTTTGCTCTTGACGGTAAAGATGAGAAGATGTCTAAATCTCTTGGAAATACCATTGCTCCAAGTGATGTTGAAAAACAATTTGGTGCAGAAATCTTGCGTCTTTGGGTAACAAGTGTAGACTCAACCAACGACGTGCGTATCTCTATGGATATCTTGAGTCAAGTCTCTGAAACTTACCGTAAGATTCGTAACACTCTTCGTTTCTTGATTGCTAACACATCTGACTTTAACCCGTCTCAAGATGCAGTAGCTTACGATGAGCTTCGCTCAGTTGATAAGTACATGACTATTCGCTTTAACCAGCTTGTTAAGACCATTCGTGATGCTTATGCAAACTTTGAATTCTTGACAATCTACAAGGCCTTGGTGAACTTTATCAACGTTGATTTGTCAGCCTTCTACCTTGATTTTGCTAAAGACGTTGTTTATATCGAAGGTGCCAAATCATTGGAACGCCGTCAAATGCAGACTGTCTTCTATGACATTCTTGTCAAAATCACCAAACTCTTGACACCAATCCTTCCTCACACTGCGGAAGAAATCTGGTCATATCTTGAGTTTGAAGAAGAGGACTTCGTTCAATTGTCAGAATTGCCAGAAGCAGAAACTTTTGCTAATCAAGAAGAAATCTTGGATACATGGGCTGCCTTCATGGACTTCCGTGGACAAGCTCAAAAAGCCTTGGAAGAAGCGCGTAATGCAAAAGTTATCGGTAAATCGCTTGAAGCACACTTGACAGTTTATCCAAATGAAGTTGTGAAAACTCTACTCGAAGCAGTAAACAGCAATGTAGCTCAACTTTTGATTGTATCTGACTTGACCATCGCAGAGGGGCCAGCTCCAGAAGCTGCCGTTAGCTTCGAAGATGTAGCCTTTACTGTTGAACGTGCTGCAGGTGAAGTATGTGACCGTTGCCGTCGTATCGACCCAACAACAGCAGAACGCAGCTACCACGCAGTCATCTGTGACCACTGTGCAAGCATCGTAGAAGAAAACTTTGCAGACGCAGTCGCAGAAGGATTTGAAGAGAAATAA
- a CDS encoding phosphoglycerate mutase, which yields MVKLVFARHGESEWNKANLFTGWADVDLSEKGTQQAIDAGKLIKEAGIEFDQAYTSVLKRAIKTTNLALEASDQLWVPVEKSWRLNERHYGGLTGKNKAEAAEQFGDEQVHIWRRSYDVLPPNMDRDDEHSAHTDRRYASLDDSVIPDAENLKVTLERALPFWEDKIAPALKDGKNVFVGAHGNSIRALVKHIKGLSDDEIMDVEIPNFPPLVFEFDEKLNVVSEYYLGK from the coding sequence ATGGTAAAATTGGTTTTTGCTCGCCACGGTGAGTCTGAATGGAACAAAGCTAACCTTTTCACTGGTTGGGCTGATGTTGATTTGTCTGAAAAAGGTACACAACAAGCGATTGACGCTGGTAAATTGATCAAAGAAGCTGGTATCGAATTTGACCAAGCTTACACTTCAGTATTGAAACGTGCGATCAAAACAACTAACTTGGCTCTTGAAGCTTCTGATCAATTGTGGGTTCCAGTAGAAAAATCATGGCGTTTGAACGAACGTCACTACGGTGGTTTGACTGGTAAAAACAAAGCTGAAGCTGCTGAACAATTTGGTGATGAGCAAGTTCACATCTGGCGTCGTTCATACGATGTATTGCCTCCAAACATGGATCGTGATGATGAACACTCAGCTCACACTGACCGTCGTTACGCTTCACTTGACGACTCAGTTATCCCAGATGCTGAAAACTTGAAAGTGACTTTGGAACGTGCCCTTCCATTCTGGGAAGATAAAATCGCTCCAGCTCTTAAAGATGGTAAAAACGTATTCGTAGGAGCTCACGGTAACTCAATCCGTGCTCTTGTAAAACACATCAAAGGTTTGTCAGATGACGAAATCATGGACGTGGAAATCCCTAACTTCCCACCATTGGTATTCGAATTTGACGAAAAATTGAACGTCGTTTCTGAATACTACCTTGGAAAATAA
- a CDS encoding glycoside hydrolase family 95 protein, whose protein sequence is MIRNKKQDYVLTYKQPASTTYKGWEEEALPIGNGSIGAKVFGLIGAERIQFNEKSLWSGGPLPDSSDYQGGNFQDQYAFLAEIRQALEKKDYNIAKELAEQHLVGPKTNQYGTYLSFGDIYIEFSNQGKTLSQVTDYQRQLNISKALATISYVYKGTKFEREAFASFPDNILVQRFTKEGAETLDFTIELSLSRDLASDGKYEQEKSDYKECKLDITDSYILMKGRVKDNDLQFASCLSWETDGDIRVWSDKAQISGASYANLFLAAKTDFAQNPASNYRKKIDLEKQVKDLVEIAKEKGYTQLKSRHIEDYQALFQRVQLDLGADFESSPTDDLLKNYKPQAGQVLEELFFQYGRYLLISSSRDCPDALPANLQGVWNGVDNPPWNSDYHLNINLQMNYWPAYVTNLLETTFPIINYIDDLRVYGRLAAARYAGIVSREGEENGWLVHTQATPFGWTAPGWDYYWGWSPAANAWMMQTVYEAYSFYMDQDYLREKIYPMLRETVRFWNAFLHKDQQAQRWVSSPSYSPEHGPISIGNTYDQSLIWQLFHDFIQAAQELGLDADLLTEVKEKFDLLNPLQITQSGRIREWYEEEEQHFQNEKVEAQHRHTSHLVGLYPGTLFSYKVQEYLEAARASLNDRGDGGTGWSKANKINLWARLGDGNRAHKLLAEQLKSSTLPNLWCSHPPFQIDGNFGASSGMAEMLLQSHTAYLVPLAALPDAWSTGSVSGLMARGHFEVSMRWADKKLLQLTILSRSGGDLRVSYPDIEKSVIEVNQEKIKAKCMGKDCISVATAEGDFVQFYF, encoded by the coding sequence ATGATAAGGAATAAAAAACAGGATTATGTGCTGACCTACAAGCAACCAGCGTCAACAACATATAAGGGTTGGGAAGAAGAGGCCTTACCGATAGGTAATGGTTCTATAGGAGCTAAAGTCTTTGGGCTTATAGGGGCTGAGCGGATTCAATTCAATGAAAAAAGTCTCTGGTCTGGAGGTCCACTTCCTGATAGTTCCGATTATCAGGGTGGAAATTTTCAGGATCAGTATGCTTTTTTAGCTGAGATTCGGCAGGCTTTGGAGAAGAAAGATTACAATATTGCTAAGGAACTGGCTGAACAGCACCTAGTCGGGCCCAAAACGAATCAATATGGGACCTATCTGTCCTTTGGGGATATTTATATTGAGTTTAGTAATCAAGGCAAGACTTTGTCTCAGGTGACGGATTACCAGAGACAGCTTAATATCAGCAAGGCGCTTGCGACGATTTCTTATGTCTATAAGGGAACGAAATTTGAACGTGAAGCTTTTGCGAGTTTTCCAGATAATATCTTGGTTCAGCGCTTTACTAAGGAAGGGGCGGAAACTCTAGATTTTACTATAGAACTGTCGCTAAGTCGTGATTTGGCTTCTGATGGAAAGTATGAGCAGGAAAAATCTGATTACAAGGAATGCAAGTTGGATATTACTGATTCTTATATCTTGATGAAGGGAAGAGTTAAGGACAATGACCTGCAGTTTGCTAGCTGTTTATCTTGGGAAACAGATGGGGATATTAGAGTTTGGTCAGATAAGGCTCAGATATCAGGAGCCAGTTATGCCAATCTTTTCTTGGCTGCTAAGACTGATTTTGCCCAAAATCCTGCTAGTAATTATCGCAAGAAAATAGATTTAGAGAAACAGGTTAAGGACTTGGTGGAGATAGCTAAAGAAAAGGGCTATACCCAATTGAAATCAAGGCATATTGAGGACTACCAAGCTTTATTCCAGCGTGTTCAATTGGATTTGGGAGCTGATTTTGAATCATCCCCTACGGATGATTTGCTAAAAAATTATAAGCCACAAGCGGGGCAGGTTTTGGAGGAGCTATTCTTCCAGTATGGACGGTATTTATTGATTAGTTCTTCTAGAGATTGCCCAGATGCCCTACCAGCTAACCTACAGGGAGTATGGAATGGGGTCGATAATCCTCCTTGGAATTCGGACTATCACTTAAATATCAATCTGCAGATGAATTATTGGCCAGCCTATGTGACTAACCTCTTAGAAACGACCTTTCCGATCATAAACTATATAGATGATTTGCGTGTCTATGGTCGCCTAGCAGCTGCAAGGTATGCAGGAATTGTCTCTCGGGAAGGAGAGGAGAATGGTTGGTTGGTCCATACCCAAGCGACCCCTTTTGGCTGGACGGCACCTGGTTGGGATTACTATTGGGGTTGGTCACCAGCTGCCAATGCGTGGATGATGCAAACTGTTTATGAAGCCTATTCATTTTATATGGACCAAGACTATCTTAGGGAGAAAATTTATCCCATGTTAAGGGAAACAGTTCGTTTTTGGAATGCCTTTTTACATAAGGATCAGCAGGCGCAGCGTTGGGTGTCTTCTCCGTCTTACTCACCAGAACATGGGCCGATTTCGATTGGCAATACCTATGACCAATCTCTGATTTGGCAGTTATTTCATGATTTTATTCAGGCTGCTCAAGAATTAGGGCTGGATGCGGATTTGTTGACTGAAGTCAAAGAAAAATTTGATTTACTAAATCCTCTGCAAATCACTCAATCTGGTCGAATCAGGGAGTGGTATGAGGAGGAAGAGCAGCATTTTCAAAATGAGAAAGTGGAGGCTCAGCATCGGCACACTTCCCATCTAGTGGGACTCTATCCTGGAACTCTCTTTAGCTACAAGGTACAAGAGTATCTTGAAGCGGCGCGTGCTAGCCTTAATGATCGTGGAGATGGCGGCACAGGTTGGTCTAAGGCCAATAAGATCAATCTTTGGGCGCGTCTAGGAGATGGCAATCGAGCCCATAAATTATTAGCAGAGCAGTTAAAGTCATCTACCTTGCCAAATCTTTGGTGTAGCCACCCTCCTTTTCAGATAGATGGTAATTTTGGTGCTAGCAGTGGAATGGCAGAAATGTTACTCCAGTCTCATACAGCTTATCTGGTACCTCTAGCCGCCCTACCCGATGCATGGTCAACAGGTTCCGTTTCAGGCTTAATGGCACGTGGACATTTTGAAGTTAGCATGAGGTGGGCGGATAAAAAACTCTTACAGTTGACCATTTTATCAAGAAGTGGGGGAGATTTGCGAGTCTCTTATCCAGATATTGAAAAAAGTGTGATTGAAGTGAATCAAGAAAAAATAAAAGCGAAATGCATGGGGAAAGATTGTATTTCAGTGGCGACAGCAGAAGGTGATTTTGTTCAATTTTATTTTTAA
- a CDS encoding ABC transporter ATP-binding protein yields the protein MAYIEMKHCYKRYQVGDTEIVANRDVNFEIEKGELVIILGASGAGKSTVLNLLGGMDTNDEGEIWIDGANIADYSSHQRTNYRRNDVGFVFQFYNLVSNLTAKENVELASEIVTDALDPEQVLTDVGLAHRLNNFPAQLSGGEQQRVSIARAVAKNPKILLCDEPTGALDYQTGKQVLKILQDMSRQKGATVIIVTHNGALAPIADRVIHMHDASVKDVVINQHPQDIDSLEY from the coding sequence ATGGCTTATATTGAGATGAAACACTGTTACAAGCGTTATCAGGTTGGGGACACGGAGATTGTGGCCAATCGCGATGTGAATTTTGAGATTGAAAAGGGTGAATTGGTGATTATTCTAGGTGCATCTGGTGCAGGCAAGTCAACAGTTCTCAATCTCCTAGGGGGAATGGATACCAATGATGAGGGGGAAATCTGGATTGATGGTGCCAATATTGCAGACTATAGTTCCCACCAGCGAACCAATTACCGCCGCAATGATGTCGGTTTTGTTTTTCAGTTTTATAACCTAGTTTCCAATTTGACTGCTAAGGAAAATGTGGAACTGGCTTCTGAAATCGTGACGGATGCCTTGGATCCTGAACAGGTCTTGACAGATGTAGGTCTGGCTCATCGTCTCAATAACTTTCCAGCTCAGCTTTCTGGAGGGGAGCAACAGCGAGTCTCCATTGCACGCGCGGTAGCCAAAAATCCTAAAATTCTCCTTTGTGACGAACCGACAGGTGCCTTGGATTATCAGACGGGCAAGCAGGTTTTGAAAATCCTCCAAGATATGTCTCGTCAAAAGGGAGCGACGGTGATTATCGTGACTCACAATGGAGCTTTGGCGCCCATTGCTGATCGCGTGATTCATATGCACGATGCCAGTGTCAAGGATGTGGTGATCAACCAGCATCCTCAGGATATCGATAGTTTGGAGTACTAG